Proteins encoded by one window of Rutidosis leptorrhynchoides isolate AG116_Rl617_1_P2 chromosome 7, CSIRO_AGI_Rlap_v1, whole genome shotgun sequence:
- the LOC139856932 gene encoding UDP-sulfoquinovose synthase, chloroplastic-like — protein sequence MANLLTASCPLNISSCSKTGPNSLKQSFVSLPTSLTYRTSNEPLKSLSLNKKNAQRIFTVRATTLQQPETKASSGVDQSSGQQSRPTRVMVIGGDGYCGWATSLHLSNKNYEVAIVDNLVRRHFDHQLGLDSLTPISSIHDRIRRWRSLTEKDINLYIGDVCDFEFLSEAFTSFKPDAVVHFGEQRSAPYSMIDCSRAVYTQQNNVLGTLNVLFAIKEYAEDCHLVKLGTMGEYGTPNIDIEEGYITITHNGRTDTLPYPKQASSFYHLSKVHDSNNIAFTCKAWGIRATDLNQGVVYGVRTNETEMHDELYNRFDYDGVFGTALNRFCVQAAVGHPLTVYGKGGQTRGYLDIRDTVQCVELAIANPAKRGEFRVFNQFTEQFSVNQLASLVTKAGQKLGIEVKTISVPNPRVEAEEHYYNAKHTKLIELGLEPHLLSDSLLDSLLNVAVQFKDRVDTKQIMPSVSWRKIGAKPKTVSA from the exons ATGGCAAATTTACTTACTGCTTCTTGCCCCTTGAACATTTCGTCCTGTTCCAAAACTGGCCCCAACTCGTTAAAACAAAGCTTCGTTTCGTTACCTACTTCGCTAACTTATCGCACATCGAACGAACCATTAAAAAGCCTTTCCTTAAACAAAAAGAATGCACAAAGAATATTCACGGTACGTGCAACCACTCTTCAACAACCCGAAACAAAGGCTAGCTCTGGCGTTGACCAAAGTTCGGGTCAACAATCTAGGCCAACTCGGGTGATGGTCATCGGTGGTGATGGTTATTGCGGTTGGGCTACTTCACTCCACTTATCCAACAAAAATTACGAAGTTGCCATTGTCGATAACCTTGTTCGTCGCCATTTTGATCACCAACTCGGGCTCGATTCACTCACACCCATCTCATCGATTCACGACCGAATCCGACGGTGGAGATCGTTAACCGAAAAGGACATAAATCTCTACATTGGTGACGTTTGTGACTTTGAGTTTTTATCCGAAGCTTTCACGTCGTTCAAACCGGATGCTGTGGTTCATTTCGGAGAACAAAGATCCGCTCCGTACTCCATGATCGACTGTTCGAGAGCTGTATACACGCAACAAAACAACGTTCTTGGTACACTTAACGTTTTATTTGCTATAAAAGAATACGCCGAAGATTGTCATCTTGTGAAACTTGGTACAATGGGAGAATACGGGACGCCAAATATAGATATCGAAGAAGGGTATATAACAATAACTCATAATGGACGAACCGATACGTTACCGTACCCGAAACAAGCTAGCTCGTTTTACCATTTGAGTAAAGTGCACGATTCGAATAATATAGCGTTTACGTGTAAGGCGTGGGGTATACGTGCAACCGATTTGAACCAAGGTGTGGTTTATGGTGTGAGGACAAATGAGACCGAAATGCATGATGAACTTTATAACCGATTTGATTATGATGGGGTTTTTGGGACGGCGTTGAATAGGTTTTGTGTTCAGGCAGCTGTGGGCCATCCGCTTACCGTTTATGGCAAAGGAGGCCAG ACTCGAGGTTACCTAGATATACGAGACACAGTCCAGTGCGTCGAGCTTGCAATCGCTAATCCTGCAAAACGTGGCGAATTtcgcgtatttaatcaatttacCGAACAGTTCTCGGTAAACCAACTTGCGTCACTCGTTACAAAAGCCGGACAGAAACTCGGAATCGAAGTAAAAACAATATCTGTTCCAAACCCAAGAGTCGAAGCAGAGGAACATTACTACAATGCCAAACACACGAAACTGATTGAATTAGGACTCGAACCGCACCTTTTGTCGGACTCACTTCTTGACTCGCTGCTTAATGTTGCGGTTCAGTTTAAAGATCGTGTGGATACGAAACAAATAATGCCGAGTGTTTCTTGGAGAAAGATTGGGGCAAAACCAAAAACTGTGTCTGCTTAA
- the LOC139857075 gene encoding uncharacterized protein — MASSIARVLFRTIIILLLFLFLFYVGRPLYWKISATIHDIHQHKQTVSGGFSEIVMEAQKTVGWYHDESDSGVSETIQIVRRKLR; from the exons ATGGCGTCTTCAATCGCTAGGGTTTTATTCCGTACAATTATCATCCTTCTTCTATTCTTATTCCTGTTTTACGTCGGCCGTCCTCTCTACTGGAAAATCTCCGCCACTATTCACGATATTCATCAGCACAAACAAACTGTCTCCGGAG GTTTTTCAGAAATTGTTATGGAAGCACAAAAAACAGTGGGTTGGTATCATGATGAGTCTGATTCAGGTGTTAGCGAGACCATACAAATCGTTAGAAGGAAGTTACGATGA
- the LOC139856873 gene encoding T-complex protein 1 subunit beta-like: protein MAIGQIFKDEATEEKGERARMASFVGAMAIADLVKTTLGPKGMDKILQSTGRGHSVTVTNDGATILKSLHIDNPAAKVLIDISKVQDDEVGDGTTSVVVLAGELLREAEKLVGSKIHPMTIISGYRMAADCARKALLERVKDNKEDAEKFRLDLMRIAMTTLSSKILSQDKEHFATLAVDAVMRLKGSTNLESIQIIKKPGGSLKDSFLDEGFILDKKIGLGQPKRIENANILVANTAMDTDKVKIYGARVRVDSMAKVAQIEGAEKDKMREKVQKIIGHGINCFVNRQLIYNFPEELFADAGVLAIEHADFDGIERLALVTGGEIASTFDNPESVKLGHCKLIEEIMIGEDKLIHFSGVEMGQACTIVLRGASFHVLDEAERSLHDALCVLSQTVNDSRVLLGGGWPEMVMAKAVDELARKTPGKKSHAIEAFSRALIAIPTTIADNAGLDSAELVARLRAEHHKETSNAGIDVITGNVGDMSELGISEAFKVKQAVLLSATEAAEMILRVDEIITCAPRRREDRM from the exons ATGGCG ATTGGACAAATTTTTAAAGATGAGGCTACCGAAGAGAAGGGTGAACGTGCTCGTATG GCATCGTTTGTTGGAGCCATGGCGATAGCTGACTTGGTCAAAACAACCTTGGGGCCTAAAGGAATG GATAAAATATTACAGTCCACAGGTAGAGGACATAGTGTCACAGTGACTAACGACGGTGCTACTATCTTAAAGTCTCTTCATATCGATAATCCTGCTGCTAAGGTCCTTATTG ATATCTCAAAAGTGCAAGATGATGAAGTGGGTGATGGAACTACTTCAGTGGTAGTTTTGGCTGGAGAGCTATTGAGGGAGGCTGAAAAGTTAGTTGGGTCTAAAATTCATCCAATGACAATAATCTCAG GTTACCGAATGGCTGCTGATTGTGCTCGTAAAGCATTGCTGGAGAGAGTCAAGGATAACAAAGAGGATGCAG AAAAATTCAGGTTAGACTTGATGAGGATTGCAATGACCACTTTGAGTTCTAAAATTCTTTCACAAGACAAGGAACATTTTGCAACTTTGGCTGTCGATGCTGTTATGAGGCTAAAA GGAAGCACAAACTTGGAATCCATCCAAATTATCAAGAAGCCTGGCGGGTCACTTAAGGATTCATTTTTGGATGAGGG ATTTATTCTAGACAAAAAGATCGGACTTGGGCAGCCAAAACGCATTGAAAATGCAAATATTCTGGTTGCAAATACAGCAATGGACACAGATAAAGTAAAAATCTACGGAGCACGAGTACGGGTCGATTCAATGGCAAAGGTCGCCCAAATTGAAGGGGCGGAAAAAGACAAAATGAGAGAGAAGGTGCAAAAGATAATTGGTCATGGGATCAACTGTTTTGTTAACAGACAATTAATCTATAATTTCCCCGAGGAGTTGTTTGCTGATGCAGGTGTTCTTGCAATAGAACATGCTGATTTTGATGGTATTGAACGTCTTGCGTTAGTTACTGGTGGTGAAATCGCATCGACGTTTGATAATCCGGAGTCGGTTAAACTTGGGCATTGCAAACTTATTGAGGAGATTATGattggtgaagacaagttgatccatTTTTCAGGTGTCGAAATGGGTCAGGCCTGTACCATTGTTCTAAGAGGGGCGAG TTTCCACGTTCTTGATGAAGCTGAACGATCGTTGCATGATGCCTTATGTGTTCTGTCTCAGACAGTAAATGATAGTAGGGTTCTTTTAGGGGGCGGATGGCCTGAAATGGTGATGGCAAAGGCAGTTGATGAGCTGGCGCGAAAGACACCTGGCAAAAAATCTCATGCCATTGAAGCTTTCTCTCGGGCACTAATTGCCATTCCTACTACTATTGCAGACAATGCTGGTTTAGACAGTGCTGAATTAGTTGCTCGACTTCGTGCCGAGCACCACAAAGAGACGAGCAACGCAGGGATTGATGTGATCACAGGCAAT GTTGGAGACATGTCAGAGCTAGGAATATCGGAAGCATTTAAGGTGAAGCAGGCTGTTCTGCTCTCAGCAACAGAAGCTGCAGAAATGATTCTGAGAGTTGATGAAATCATCACTTGTGCACCAAGGAGGAGAGAAGATAGAATGTGA
- the LOC139856874 gene encoding zinc transporter 4, chloroplastic-like: MNILSSMSATTCIDSPTLEACRDEKTAFVLKFVAIASILLAGIFGVSLPLVGKKWRFLKSDSSFFFATKAFAAGVILATGFVHMLPDATSALSNPCLPQIPWSSFPFSGFIAMMAALVTLVADFISSQYYESKHEKRIESDRVEPDGLASLVLPLLDDHADNHEHTLENGHVHEHSEVFGDDTDNVARNAVVSQVLELGIISHSIIIGLSLGVSQSPCTIKPLLGALSLHQFFEGFALAGCISEARFEILRSTTMAGFFAITAPISVGVGICISSFYNPNSPRALVIEGVLDSISAGILVYMALVDLIAAEFLSKKMRSNLGEQIVAFIALFLGAGLMASLAAWA, from the exons ATGAATATTCTGTCTTCAATGTCCGCCACTACTTGCATCGACTCACCGACCTTAGAAGCATGCCGGGATGAGAAAACCGCTTTCGTTCTTAAATTTGTAGCCATTGCTTCGATCCTTTTGGCGGGAATATTTGGGGTATCTCTTCCATTGGTCGGCAAAAAATGGCGATTTCTAAAATCGGACTCGAGTTTCTTCTTTGCCACTAAAGCCTTTGCTGCGGGTGTCATTCTCGCTACAGGATTCGTGCACATGTTACCAGATGCCACGTCAGCATTGTCCAACCCTTGTCTCCCTCAAATCCCTTGGTCTAGTTTCCCGTTTTCGGGTTTCATTGCAATGATGGCTGCTTTGGTTACATTGGTAGCTGACTTCATTAGCTCTCAATACTATGAGAGTAAACATGAAAAGCGTATTGAGAGTGATCGAGTTGAGCCCGATGGGTTGGCGTCGTTGGTGCTACCGTTATTGGATGATCATGCTGATAATCATGAACACACCCTTGAAAATGGTCATGTGCACGAGCACTCGGAGGTGTTTGGTGATGATACAGACAACGTTGCACGAAATGCTGTCGTTTCACAG GTATTGGAACTTGGAATCATATCACATTCGATCATCATCGGGTTATCACTTGGCGTTTCACAAAGTCCATGCACAATTAAACCATTACTCGGAGCATTATCCTTACATCAATTCTTTGAAGGTTTTGCACTTGCCGGCTGCATTTCAGAGGCCAGATTCGAGATCCTTCGTTCAACAACGATGGCAGGTTTTTTCGCAATAACCGCACCAATAAGTGTCGGAGTAGGAATATGTATCTCATCTTTTTACAACCCTAATAGCCCTAGAGCTCTTGTTATTGAAGGTGTTCTAGATTCCATTTCTGCTGGGATTTTAGTTTACATGGCTTTAGTGGATTTAATTGCTGCTGAATTTTTGAGTAAGAAGATGAGAAGCAATTTGGGTGAACAAATAGTGGCGTTTATTGCACTATTTCTTGGGGCTGGATTAATGGCTTCTCTTGCAGCTTGGGCTTAA